The Portunus trituberculatus isolate SZX2019 chromosome 19, ASM1759143v1, whole genome shotgun sequence genome contains a region encoding:
- the LOC123506058 gene encoding protein amalgam-like isoform X2: MIPCDVDDLGHHKLIIKKKPALGGKERLLSVGSEKVTRDRRLIIEGTRLTISHARPRDAGSYMCLFDVEPSVMLKHTLDVQFPPSVRSLAPPEQHVPRGKDVTLECRAHGNPEPVIRWSRQEGLLPSGLTTHEGKTLYLKGVDRHVEGTYLCTADNGVGESASAAMTITVEYPPEVSVERAVVRSGDGDHVELACVVHGRPSPDVIWTLDGHPLPSALMNTQRHMPQTVKEGHISLTHVAHRHTLTITSVSEKDFGTYVCIAENPHGQKDAVIQVTGLPKPPVLTSSPIGGESTSYTLTWETESYYSITEFLIKYRRAHLGAWQPNHTVVMAGAWESVSRKVEPGSWSRGTRQTLSYTLRGLETATDYVTVVRVRNRYGWSSESDHFHFSTKKAMAVLQSTSGDRGGAGAAAPGMLLLVCLSAFLLLREN; this comes from the exons ATGATTCCTTGCGATGTGGATGACCTGG GCCACCACAAACTCATCATTAAGAAGAAACCAGCGCTGGGAGGCAAAGAGCGGCTGCTGTCGGTGGGGAGTGAGAAGGTGACGAGGGACAGACGACTCATTATAGAAGGCACGCGACTCACCATATCTCACGCCAGGCCTCGGGATGCTGGTAGTTACATGTGTCTCTTCGACGTGGAGCCGTCAGTGATGCTCAAACACACCCTGGACGTGCAATTCCCGCCCTCCGTCAGGTCCCTCGCCCCGCCAGAGCAGCATGTCCCTCGAGGCAAGGATGTCACGCTGGAGTGTCGCGCCCATGGCAACCCGGAGCCTGTAATCCGCTGGTCCCGGCAGGAGGGTCTGTTGCCTTCTGGCCTCACTACCCACGAG GGCAAGACTTTGTACCTGAAGGGAGTGGACAGGCACGTGGAGGGAACGTACTTGTGCACGGCGGATAACGGAGTGGGAGAGTCCGCCTCGGCAGCCATGACCATCACCGTGGAGTACCCACCGGAGGTCAGCGTCGAAAGG GCCGTGGTGCGCAGCGGGGACGGTGACCACGTGGAATTGGCTTGTGTGGTGCACGGGCGCCCTTCCCCTGACGTGATCTGGACGCTTGATGGACACCCCCTGCCAAGCGCCCTCATGAACACACAGCGACACATGCCTCAGACTGTGAAAGAGGGACACATCAGCCTCACGCACGTCGCCCACCGCCACACGCTTACCATAACCAGTGTCTCGGAAAAGGACTTTGGAACATACGTGTGCATAGCGGAGAACCCACACGGCCAAAAAGATGCCGTGATACAGGTGACAG GCCTCCCCAAGCCCCCTGTGCTCACCAGCAGCCCCATAGGAGGCGAGAGCACCTCGTACACCCTTACGTGGGAGACAGAGAGCTACTACTCCATTACCGAGTTCCTCATTAAGTACCGCAGGGCTCACCTCGGAGCCTGGCAG CCCAATCACACTGTGGTGATGGCGGGGGCTTGGGAGAGTGTGTCAAGGAAAGTGGAGCCAGGGAGCTGGTCTCGCGGGACAAGGCAGACTCTCAGCTACACCCTGCGAGGACTGGAGACGGCGACTGACTACGTGACGGTAGTAAGAGTTCGCAACCGATACGGCTGGTCATCGGAGAGCGAccatttccacttctccaccaagAAAG ctaTGGCTGTGTTGCAGTCCACGAGCGGTGACCGCGGCGGGGCAGGAGCGGCAGCGCCCGGGATGCTgctgttagtctgtctgtctgctttccTCCTTCTAAGAGAAAactag
- the LOC123506058 gene encoding protein amalgam-like isoform X1: MTCSATVERHLAWVGLTLLLLTPQGLSESYFDLYDYYSDYSQGEVDESVPAFTARPQTFTVEVGQSVMIPCDVDDLGHHKLIIKKKPALGGKERLLSVGSEKVTRDRRLIIEGTRLTISHARPRDAGSYMCLFDVEPSVMLKHTLDVQFPPSVRSLAPPEQHVPRGKDVTLECRAHGNPEPVIRWSRQEGLLPSGLTTHEGKTLYLKGVDRHVEGTYLCTADNGVGESASAAMTITVEYPPEVSVERAVVRSGDGDHVELACVVHGRPSPDVIWTLDGHPLPSALMNTQRHMPQTVKEGHISLTHVAHRHTLTITSVSEKDFGTYVCIAENPHGQKDAVIQVTGLPKPPVLTSSPIGGESTSYTLTWETESYYSITEFLIKYRRAHLGAWQPNHTVVMAGAWESVSRKVEPGSWSRGTRQTLSYTLRGLETATDYVTVVRVRNRYGWSSESDHFHFSTKKAMAVLQSTSGDRGGAGAAAPGMLLLVCLSAFLLLREN, from the exons gtTTATCCGAGAGCTACTTCGACTTGTATGATTACTACTCTGACTACAGCCAAGGGGAGGTGGACGAGTCGGTGCCCGCCTTCACCGCCCGCCCGCAGACTTTCACGGTGGAGGTGGGGCAGTCCGTCATGATTCCTTGCGATGTGGATGACCTGG GCCACCACAAACTCATCATTAAGAAGAAACCAGCGCTGGGAGGCAAAGAGCGGCTGCTGTCGGTGGGGAGTGAGAAGGTGACGAGGGACAGACGACTCATTATAGAAGGCACGCGACTCACCATATCTCACGCCAGGCCTCGGGATGCTGGTAGTTACATGTGTCTCTTCGACGTGGAGCCGTCAGTGATGCTCAAACACACCCTGGACGTGCAATTCCCGCCCTCCGTCAGGTCCCTCGCCCCGCCAGAGCAGCATGTCCCTCGAGGCAAGGATGTCACGCTGGAGTGTCGCGCCCATGGCAACCCGGAGCCTGTAATCCGCTGGTCCCGGCAGGAGGGTCTGTTGCCTTCTGGCCTCACTACCCACGAG GGCAAGACTTTGTACCTGAAGGGAGTGGACAGGCACGTGGAGGGAACGTACTTGTGCACGGCGGATAACGGAGTGGGAGAGTCCGCCTCGGCAGCCATGACCATCACCGTGGAGTACCCACCGGAGGTCAGCGTCGAAAGG GCCGTGGTGCGCAGCGGGGACGGTGACCACGTGGAATTGGCTTGTGTGGTGCACGGGCGCCCTTCCCCTGACGTGATCTGGACGCTTGATGGACACCCCCTGCCAAGCGCCCTCATGAACACACAGCGACACATGCCTCAGACTGTGAAAGAGGGACACATCAGCCTCACGCACGTCGCCCACCGCCACACGCTTACCATAACCAGTGTCTCGGAAAAGGACTTTGGAACATACGTGTGCATAGCGGAGAACCCACACGGCCAAAAAGATGCCGTGATACAGGTGACAG GCCTCCCCAAGCCCCCTGTGCTCACCAGCAGCCCCATAGGAGGCGAGAGCACCTCGTACACCCTTACGTGGGAGACAGAGAGCTACTACTCCATTACCGAGTTCCTCATTAAGTACCGCAGGGCTCACCTCGGAGCCTGGCAG CCCAATCACACTGTGGTGATGGCGGGGGCTTGGGAGAGTGTGTCAAGGAAAGTGGAGCCAGGGAGCTGGTCTCGCGGGACAAGGCAGACTCTCAGCTACACCCTGCGAGGACTGGAGACGGCGACTGACTACGTGACGGTAGTAAGAGTTCGCAACCGATACGGCTGGTCATCGGAGAGCGAccatttccacttctccaccaagAAAG ctaTGGCTGTGTTGCAGTCCACGAGCGGTGACCGCGGCGGGGCAGGAGCGGCAGCGCCCGGGATGCTgctgttagtctgtctgtctgctttccTCCTTCTAAGAGAAAactag